A section of the Rossellomorea marisflavi genome encodes:
- a CDS encoding RNA polymerase sigma factor, with translation MNLRSAVKKAKKGSKEALLQLIMEEKENYYRLAYVYVGNEHDAMDAMEDMIVTVYEKIHQLNDPDAFYSWSKTILVNLCKTMLRKQTRLVLKEEWSDEGESSNPLENSDRDMEIQDMLLQLNEHQAEAIRLKYILDLDYSTAAKVMGVSVGTAKSRVFQGLKKLRETFGGIAYE, from the coding sequence ATGAATCTCAGAAGCGCAGTGAAGAAGGCGAAAAAAGGCAGCAAAGAGGCGCTCCTTCAACTGATCATGGAAGAAAAGGAAAACTACTATCGATTGGCCTACGTATATGTCGGGAACGAGCATGATGCCATGGATGCCATGGAGGATATGATCGTCACCGTTTATGAAAAAATTCACCAGCTTAACGATCCGGATGCCTTTTACAGCTGGAGCAAAACGATACTCGTGAATCTTTGTAAAACGATGCTTCGTAAACAGACTCGTCTCGTGTTGAAAGAGGAGTGGTCAGATGAGGGGGAATCCTCAAATCCATTGGAGAACAGTGACCGAGACATGGAGATCCAAGACATGCTTCTCCAGTTGAATGAGCACCAGGCAGAGGCCATCAGGTTGAAATATATACTGGATCTTGATTATTCAACCGCTGCTAAGGTGATGGGCGTGTCGGTGGGAACGGCAAAATCCAGGGTATTCCAAGGTTTGAAGAAATTAAGGGAAACGTTTGGAGGGATAGCGTATGAATGA
- a CDS encoding DUF4179 domain-containing protein, with product MNEVDKKLREEAEKMQSIQPPQDLEARLRSALDDRPRKKQNGWKVALAAAAVFLILGSFQYPALAYYGKKIMGAEDVMNGTLQDLNEAGMGQVIDQTYSLGEGKKITIDGVIVDENQFILYYTLHDAKGVEEGDTWEPGDLTGFLTREYMISAKTVVSEDRTELKGEIRYDPPNAFAKELTIHLDHYKNDEWMKGKKLTFNYRPDQALQTKFKQGINKTVTFDNGSITFKSITATPTITVIKGKMKLDEEINDPLGDIELVADGKALEWQGSGSSSNWGLSDDIELEFDALPHDLNNLELVVKAFPVKEKADITVPLSASETFKVNDQNVVVKKSGVKDGQATVTIESGEGLRLDGVSIKTESGTVKLDHTTDDEYTKRDGQAFHERTLIFDTNDEPQSLLVKGISYMKTYDKHIVIE from the coding sequence ATGAATGAAGTGGATAAGAAACTAAGGGAAGAAGCAGAAAAAATGCAGAGTATCCAGCCGCCACAAGACCTCGAAGCGCGCCTGCGTTCAGCCCTCGACGATAGGCCGCGAAAGAAGCAGAACGGGTGGAAGGTAGCACTGGCCGCAGCCGCAGTCTTCTTGATCCTCGGTTCGTTTCAATATCCAGCCCTTGCCTACTACGGAAAGAAAATAATGGGAGCAGAAGATGTCATGAATGGTACACTTCAAGATCTTAATGAAGCGGGGATGGGCCAGGTCATCGACCAGACATACTCTCTAGGAGAAGGGAAAAAGATCACGATCGATGGCGTCATTGTCGATGAGAACCAATTCATCCTGTATTACACCCTGCATGATGCCAAAGGAGTGGAAGAAGGGGATACTTGGGAGCCGGGTGACCTGACTGGGTTTTTGACCAGGGAATATATGATCAGTGCAAAGACGGTCGTCAGTGAAGACCGGACAGAACTTAAGGGTGAAATCCGATATGATCCACCGAATGCCTTTGCCAAAGAGCTTACCATTCATCTTGACCACTACAAAAACGATGAATGGATGAAAGGAAAAAAACTTACCTTCAACTACCGTCCGGATCAAGCACTGCAAACCAAATTCAAGCAGGGGATCAATAAGACTGTGACATTCGATAATGGTTCCATCACGTTCAAGAGTATAACGGCAACCCCCACCATCACGGTCATCAAGGGCAAGATGAAGCTGGATGAAGAGATCAACGATCCACTTGGCGATATTGAGCTTGTGGCAGACGGCAAAGCCCTTGAGTGGCAGGGGTCAGGCAGCTCATCCAACTGGGGTCTTTCCGATGATATTGAACTGGAATTTGATGCTCTGCCACACGATTTGAACAATCTCGAACTTGTTGTGAAAGCATTTCCTGTAAAGGAGAAAGCGGACATCACCGTACCTCTCTCGGCATCAGAAACGTTCAAAGTGAATGATCAGAACGTGGTGGTGAAGAAGAGCGGGGTAAAAGACGGGCAGGCTACAGTAACAATCGAGAGCGGGGAAGGGCTACGTCTTGACGGAGTGAGCATCAAGACCGAGAGTGGGACTGTCAAGCTCGATCATACAACGGATGACGAGTATACGAAAAGGGACGGGCAGGCTTTTCATGAACGTACCCTCATCTTTGACACAAACGATGAACCACAATCCCTCCTTGTGAAAGGCATCTCGTACATGAAAACATATGACAAACATATTGTGATCGAGTAG
- a CDS encoding DMT family transporter, translating into MSAFILIAAMLGGFTLSAQSSVNGALSRKTGTYETAFMTFATGAMILFLIILFFGDGNIFAIFDVPKWQLAAVWFGVGYLFLTVLAVPKIGVIATNVSTVIGQLTMGMIIDHFGWFGGIEIHLDWKRILAIVLMLLALRFIYVGNKKGQEQSA; encoded by the coding sequence ATGTCTGCATTCATCCTGATCGCCGCCATGCTCGGCGGCTTCACACTTAGCGCACAGTCCTCCGTGAACGGGGCACTCAGTCGAAAAACCGGTACCTATGAGACAGCGTTCATGACATTTGCTACGGGTGCCATGATCTTATTCCTTATCATCCTCTTCTTTGGGGACGGAAATATCTTCGCTATATTCGATGTTCCTAAATGGCAGCTGGCTGCCGTTTGGTTCGGCGTAGGATACCTGTTCCTTACCGTTCTTGCCGTTCCGAAGATCGGGGTAATCGCCACAAATGTATCCACTGTCATCGGACAGTTAACCATGGGGATGATCATCGACCATTTCGGATGGTTCGGCGGGATTGAGATCCACCTGGACTGGAAACGGATCCTTGCCATCGTTCTTATGCTCCTTGCTTTACGATTTATTTATGTGGGGAATAAGAAAGGCCAGGAACAATCTGCATAA
- a CDS encoding DMT family transporter: MKLWVYIVALIAGASLSTEGAIYGELGKTIGKLESSFYNFFVGTIILGIVLLFLGKGSLSHSLKAPKWQLTGGFFGTIYLTILVISVPLVGVGLSMISVIVGQMIMSMIIEHKGWLGSEKISINKEKVIAIILMAASLILIY; encoded by the coding sequence ATGAAGCTATGGGTTTATATCGTCGCCCTCATTGCAGGGGCATCATTAAGTACAGAGGGAGCCATCTACGGCGAGCTCGGGAAAACGATCGGGAAATTGGAAAGCAGCTTTTATAACTTTTTTGTCGGAACGATCATTCTCGGTATTGTCCTCCTTTTCCTCGGAAAAGGCTCGTTGTCCCATTCCCTCAAAGCACCAAAATGGCAGCTCACCGGTGGTTTCTTCGGGACCATCTATCTTACCATCCTGGTGATCAGTGTTCCACTGGTAGGTGTTGGACTGTCGATGATCAGCGTCATTGTCGGACAAATGATCATGAGTATGATCATCGAGCACAAAGGGTGGCTCGGAAGTGAAAAAATCAGCATCAACAAAGAGAAGGTCATAGCTATCATCCTGATGGCTGCGTCCCTCATACTCATCTATTAA
- a CDS encoding ArsR/SmtB family transcription factor, with protein sequence MENYVDIFKALANSTRLEMLKWLKDPYDHFDKPSAHLSKNMSEKGGVCVGDISERAGMSQSTVSHYLSMMQKAGLLESERHGKWTYYRRNEENLEKLAKWIKEEL encoded by the coding sequence ATGGAAAACTACGTAGATATTTTCAAAGCGTTGGCTAACAGCACTCGATTGGAAATGTTGAAATGGTTGAAGGATCCTTATGATCATTTCGACAAACCTTCTGCACATCTTTCGAAGAATATGAGTGAAAAAGGAGGCGTGTGCGTTGGTGATATTTCGGAAAGGGCCGGGATGTCCCAATCCACTGTTTCGCACTATTTATCAATGATGCAGAAGGCTGGATTACTGGAGTCGGAACGTCACGGAAAGTGGACGTACTACCGAAGGAACGAAGAGAATTTAGAGAAACTGGCGAAGTGGATCAAAGAGGAGCTTTAA
- a CDS encoding winged helix-turn-helix transcriptional regulator: MAVEIGENGKLKCSIEYTLKKIGGKWKTVILWHLGTDGVHRYNELRRLMPGVAHKVLSQQLKELEEDGFINRTSYDTVPPKVEYSLSVFGSTLMPVLQAMHQWGRQHGPFLAEESPVDISRNID; this comes from the coding sequence ATGGCAGTCGAGATTGGCGAAAACGGTAAGCTGAAATGCTCTATTGAATATACACTGAAAAAAATCGGCGGCAAATGGAAAACCGTCATTCTGTGGCATCTTGGAACGGATGGGGTCCATCGCTACAATGAACTGAGGAGGCTCATGCCTGGTGTCGCCCATAAAGTACTCAGCCAGCAACTGAAGGAGCTTGAAGAGGATGGGTTTATCAACAGGACTTCCTATGATACCGTCCCACCCAAAGTGGAATATAGCCTGTCTGTTTTCGGGAGCACGTTGATGCCGGTCCTTCAGGCAATGCATCAATGGGGCAGGCAGCATGGACCATTTCTAGCCGAAGAGTCTCCGGTTGACATATCGAGGAATATCGATTAG
- a CDS encoding lactoylglutathione lyase family protein: MKPYPRSFSHIGLSVPSLDEAVKFYQEVFGWYIIMEPSDVENDDSAIGQMCRNVFGNDWETFRIAHMATGDRIGIELFEFPQNEAPENNFEYWKTGLFHFAIQDPDIEGLVEKIKAHGGKQRMPIREYYPGEKPYRMVYVEDPFGNIFEIYSHGYELTYSEGAY, translated from the coding sequence ATGAAACCATATCCAAGATCATTTTCACATATCGGCCTAAGCGTGCCAAGTCTGGATGAAGCAGTGAAGTTTTACCAGGAGGTATTCGGCTGGTATATCATCATGGAGCCGTCCGATGTTGAGAACGATGATAGTGCCATCGGACAAATGTGTCGTAACGTATTCGGAAACGATTGGGAAACCTTCAGGATTGCTCACATGGCCACAGGCGATCGGATCGGGATCGAACTATTCGAATTCCCGCAGAATGAAGCCCCTGAGAACAACTTCGAATACTGGAAAACGGGCTTGTTCCATTTTGCAATCCAGGATCCAGATATCGAAGGCCTCGTAGAGAAAATCAAAGCGCACGGCGGGAAGCAGCGCATGCCGATCCGGGAATACTACCCTGGTGAAAAGCCTTACCGTATGGTGTATGTAGAAGATCCGTTCGGCAATATCTTTGAAATCTACTCCCACGGTTATGAGCTGACGTATTCAGAAGGTGCGTACTGA
- a CDS encoding sensor histidine kinase yields the protein MNIHTRFILHLLGRLILTGFLLLLSILIIFIFIAFLTMNSAIEKDLTTAEGLYFSDRFEIKDGNATIDQHLQELLQKQHSWLIILDSRGDIAGSYGAPDSVLSSKHLLSAANEVPFTDIHTWEIMNMDDEPSYAMLGKQHPEEQWLSRVKDEVDWRKGEWLLSTKDQRQLKKEGVWIQLTDPDGKVLQAYGDQPPSKDYTYKDLLQLDDPNQTVHQDLLSGNILISGVHPPAEAPISVPIHNGWFIALVVIALLILFSTFWYARNLGTPLLIMVKWIKQLSDGQYSQPVNQVGESTIYKRNGKLKRNYRLYKELFSQLSKLTDTLKSNERHEKKVVSSREEWISGLSHDLKTPLSSITGYAQMLQSDQYEWTPEEIRDFAGTIVDKSAFMKDLLDDLTLVYQLNSQALPIRKEKTDINEAIRRSVIYFINTAQADIRFLPTENPLLGMVDRKWFQRILDNLLSNAIKHNRDGTAITISADVIENQLMVIKIEDDGEGMDAVTLSHLFQRFYRGTNTSDSGSGTGLGMAITKQLIELHNGSINVQSAPDEGTRVRLILPL from the coding sequence ATGAATATCCATACTCGATTCATCCTCCACCTTCTCGGCAGACTGATCCTGACCGGCTTCCTTTTATTACTGTCGATCTTGATCATTTTCATTTTCATCGCGTTCCTTACCATGAATTCTGCCATTGAAAAAGACCTCACCACCGCAGAAGGACTCTATTTTTCCGATAGATTCGAGATCAAGGATGGCAACGCAACCATCGATCAACATCTTCAAGAACTTCTTCAAAAACAACACAGTTGGTTGATCATCTTGGACTCCAGGGGAGACATTGCCGGTTCCTACGGTGCGCCCGATTCCGTTCTCTCTTCAAAACATCTTCTGTCGGCTGCAAATGAAGTCCCTTTCACCGATATCCATACGTGGGAGATCATGAATATGGACGATGAACCGTCCTACGCGATGCTCGGGAAACAGCATCCTGAGGAGCAATGGTTGAGCAGGGTGAAAGATGAGGTCGATTGGCGTAAAGGTGAATGGTTGCTCTCGACAAAAGATCAGCGGCAACTGAAAAAAGAAGGCGTCTGGATTCAGCTGACCGACCCTGATGGCAAGGTTCTTCAAGCGTATGGAGACCAGCCACCTTCAAAGGACTACACGTACAAGGACCTCCTTCAACTGGATGATCCGAATCAGACCGTGCACCAAGATCTCCTATCAGGAAACATCCTGATTTCAGGGGTCCATCCTCCTGCTGAAGCACCCATTTCGGTGCCGATCCATAACGGGTGGTTCATCGCGCTTGTCGTCATTGCCCTTCTGATTCTGTTCAGCACCTTTTGGTATGCCCGGAACCTCGGCACCCCTCTCTTGATCATGGTTAAATGGATCAAACAGCTCTCAGATGGCCAATACTCCCAACCGGTCAACCAAGTCGGGGAATCCACGATTTATAAAAGAAATGGGAAGCTTAAACGGAATTATCGCCTGTACAAAGAGCTTTTCAGCCAGCTATCCAAGCTGACGGACACACTGAAGAGCAACGAAAGGCATGAAAAGAAGGTGGTCAGCTCACGGGAAGAGTGGATCAGTGGATTATCCCATGATCTGAAGACCCCTTTGTCATCCATTACCGGATATGCTCAGATGCTTCAGTCCGATCAATATGAATGGACACCTGAAGAAATAAGGGACTTTGCTGGTACAATCGTTGATAAATCGGCATTCATGAAGGATCTCCTTGATGATCTCACCCTCGTTTACCAGCTCAACAGCCAAGCCTTGCCCATCAGGAAAGAAAAGACAGATATCAACGAAGCCATTCGGAGGAGCGTCATTTATTTCATCAATACGGCACAAGCCGATATCCGCTTCCTTCCTACAGAAAATCCTCTGCTTGGGATGGTGGACCGTAAATGGTTTCAGCGAATCCTAGACAATCTGTTATCAAATGCCATCAAACACAACAGAGATGGTACAGCGATCACCATCTCTGCAGATGTGATAGAAAACCAGCTCATGGTCATCAAAATTGAAGATGATGGAGAAGGGATGGATGCCGTGACCCTCTCCCACTTGTTCCAACGCTTTTACCGCGGAACCAACACCAGTGACTCCGGTAGCGGTACCGGACTCGGGATGGCCATTACGAAACAACTGATTGAATTGCACAACGGTTCCATCAATGTACAGAGTGCGCCTGACGAAGGAACAAGGGTAAGGCTCATCCTTCCCCTATAG
- a CDS encoding response regulator transcription factor → MNEARLLIVDDEMALMNMLETLLLREGISKIDKAETASQALALCKSHTYDLILLDVMLPDQTGFEICPSIREQSDATIFFLTAKAGDLDKLSGFAVGADDYITKPFNPLEVVARIKAHLSRRLKVVTKQDQTAHSCGPIEMNTATGEVFIRGESVRLPAQVYQLLLFFCKHPNQLFSKGQLYEQVWGDAFMGEDNTVMVHIRKLREKIEEDPGDPSLILTVRGLGYKLDVPRGGR, encoded by the coding sequence ATGAATGAAGCACGATTATTGATTGTTGATGATGAAATGGCACTAATGAATATGCTTGAGACCCTGCTCCTCAGAGAGGGAATCTCAAAGATTGATAAAGCCGAGACTGCCTCACAGGCACTTGCCCTATGTAAGAGTCATACCTATGACTTGATACTCTTGGATGTGATGCTTCCTGATCAAACAGGTTTTGAGATTTGCCCATCGATCCGCGAGCAATCCGATGCCACGATCTTCTTTCTGACGGCCAAGGCAGGCGACCTCGATAAATTATCCGGATTTGCCGTCGGGGCTGATGATTACATCACCAAGCCCTTCAACCCCCTTGAAGTCGTCGCGAGGATCAAAGCTCATCTATCCAGGAGGTTGAAAGTCGTCACGAAACAGGATCAGACCGCGCACAGCTGCGGTCCCATCGAAATGAACACAGCGACAGGGGAAGTGTTCATACGGGGGGAATCCGTTCGACTTCCTGCTCAAGTATACCAATTATTACTATTCTTTTGTAAGCATCCGAATCAGCTCTTCAGCAAGGGACAGCTCTATGAGCAGGTGTGGGGGGATGCCTTCATGGGGGAAGATAACACCGTCATGGTGCACATCCGGAAGCTGCGGGAGAAAATCGAGGAAGACCCCGGCGATCCCTCCCTCATCCTTACCGTCCGGGGGCTCGGGTATAAACTGGACGTGCCAAGAGGCGGCAGATGA
- a CDS encoding ABC transporter permease: MFSIAKREFFQLFKGFKSIAIILMLLVPTYYFAKFSSMFESALELTPDEADMAHSAGLLVVMVVFGQLFVMGLSHDTMNRETHERTMRFLLTRTSRRSIVAGKFLGILAFWFACITASHVIIAIFSHRFDAFTFFQLMGLIACQVAFTVFLSTVVPVPALTMFMSIIAGILLPILGYWLAYTSNPWFSWMKYVDPNYYLVREDYTFLLMYLDAFFLLLLTYVFFRRRGC; this comes from the coding sequence ATGTTTTCCATAGCCAAAAGGGAGTTTTTTCAATTGTTCAAGGGGTTCAAGTCCATCGCCATCATCCTTATGCTCCTTGTACCAACGTATTACTTCGCTAAATTCTCCTCGATGTTCGAGAGTGCATTGGAGTTAACGCCCGATGAGGCAGATATGGCCCATTCGGCAGGCTTGCTGGTGGTCATGGTTGTATTTGGGCAACTGTTCGTCATGGGACTGTCCCATGACACGATGAACCGGGAGACGCATGAGCGGACCATGAGGTTCCTGTTGACCCGGACGTCAAGGCGGTCCATCGTGGCAGGGAAGTTCCTCGGGATCCTGGCCTTCTGGTTTGCCTGCATCACAGCTTCCCACGTGATCATCGCGATCTTCTCTCACCGATTCGATGCTTTCACATTCTTTCAGCTCATGGGTCTCATCGCCTGTCAGGTCGCTTTCACGGTTTTCTTGTCGACGGTGGTCCCGGTGCCTGCTTTGACGATGTTCATGAGTATCATCGCCGGGATTCTCCTTCCAATCCTGGGGTACTGGTTGGCATACACCTCGAATCCATGGTTCAGCTGGATGAAGTATGTTGATCCGAACTATTATCTTGTCAGGGAAGATTATACATTCTTGCTCATGTATCTTGATGCTTTCTTTTTACTGTTACTGACATATGTGTTCTTCAGAAGGAGGGGCTGCTGA
- a CDS encoding ATP-binding cassette domain-containing protein: MLMITTKGLTKSFGKNQVVKGIDLTVERGEIFGFLGRNGAGKSTFINMLTGIVIPSSGSYSLLGEEENHNAIKHKIGVMPDYSTFYQSMTALKHLQFLAGVSGKKVSKETCMSVLAAVGLEGHEHKKTSKFSFGMKKKLGVAQAIIHDPELIFLDEPTSGMDAESVLQIQHLILSLQKQGKTIFMTSHNLDEVEKICNRLAIMKEGRIMKSGTMEELRAFYRSNIEVKVKHSPIPVRDREDLEQWLTINGRDLEMNETHFHVVVEDEKKIADIIRVLNRIKVDVYRVEVDEPTLEEIFLEREEVK, encoded by the coding sequence CTGCTGATGATTACAACGAAAGGGCTGACGAAATCATTCGGGAAAAACCAGGTAGTCAAAGGAATCGATCTGACGGTGGAGAGAGGGGAGATCTTCGGGTTCCTCGGGAGGAACGGAGCAGGGAAATCTACGTTCATCAACATGCTGACAGGCATCGTGATTCCGTCTTCCGGCAGCTATTCTCTGCTTGGAGAAGAGGAGAATCACAATGCAATCAAGCACAAGATCGGCGTCATGCCTGATTATTCAACATTCTATCAATCCATGACCGCATTGAAACATCTGCAGTTCCTTGCCGGTGTTTCAGGGAAAAAGGTATCCAAGGAAACGTGCATGTCGGTGCTGGCCGCTGTCGGTCTAGAAGGGCATGAGCATAAGAAAACCTCCAAGTTTTCCTTCGGTATGAAGAAGAAGCTTGGAGTGGCACAGGCAATCATCCACGACCCTGAATTGATCTTCCTTGATGAACCGACGTCCGGAATGGACGCAGAATCGGTCCTGCAGATCCAGCACCTCATCCTTTCCCTGCAGAAACAGGGGAAGACGATCTTCATGACGTCTCATAATCTTGACGAAGTGGAAAAGATCTGTAACCGTCTTGCTATCATGAAAGAGGGGAGGATTATGAAAAGCGGTACTATGGAAGAATTGCGGGCATTTTATCGCTCGAACATTGAAGTGAAAGTCAAACATTCACCAATCCCTGTCCGTGATCGAGAAGATCTGGAGCAATGGCTTACCATCAACGGTCGCGACCTTGAAATGAACGAAACCCATTTTCATGTGGTGGTGGAGGATGAGAAAAAGATTGCCGACATCATCCGCGTTCTTAACCGGATCAAGGTCGATGTCTACCGGGTCGAGGTGGATGAACCTACCCTGGAAGAGATTTTTCTGGAAAGGGAAGAGGTTAAATAA
- the brnQ gene encoding branched-chain amino acid transport system II carrier protein, producing the protein MTNKKHITVAGFMLFSLFFGAGNLIFPPTLGMESGQAFIPAITGFILSAVFLPFFTIITVSLSKNGLLSIGERVHPLFGTIFAIIVYLSIGAFYGIPRAANVAFELGFEQILPVQGHMPLFIFSLIFFGVTFLICLNPKKAIDLVGQWLTPALLLVLAVLFIKAFFTYSYGEAQTSVKFQDSPFLTGFIEGYYTMDAIAALAFGIVIINGFRSKGMSNRSEIVKGTIGAGSIAAVGLILVYVSLGWIGRVIPADQAVANGAELLVLASGQLFGPSGNLVFGSIVILACLTTCVGLINACAQFFQERFTILSYKAYVGVFTLIGLLTTNLGLNMILQIAGPLLSLIYPVAIVLVVLSLAQHFLGKSRRMFTLSVGMTGAFSLYETFHSFHMVPKSLEHAVDWIPLSANGLEWTLPALLCAVIGFVWDHISGYRRTSEQWHG; encoded by the coding sequence ATGACCAATAAAAAACATATTACCGTAGCAGGATTCATGCTCTTTTCCCTTTTCTTCGGGGCAGGGAATCTTATTTTCCCTCCTACCCTGGGGATGGAGTCAGGTCAAGCGTTCATACCTGCCATCACGGGATTCATTCTCTCAGCTGTATTCCTTCCCTTCTTCACAATCATCACTGTGTCTCTTTCGAAGAACGGGCTTTTATCCATCGGCGAGCGGGTTCACCCCCTTTTCGGGACGATCTTCGCTATCATCGTCTACTTATCCATCGGTGCTTTCTACGGAATACCGAGGGCTGCCAATGTGGCCTTCGAGCTTGGATTCGAACAGATCCTTCCCGTACAGGGGCATATGCCACTCTTCATCTTCTCGCTAATCTTTTTCGGAGTGACATTCTTGATCTGCCTGAACCCGAAGAAGGCGATCGATCTTGTGGGACAATGGCTGACCCCGGCACTTCTACTCGTATTGGCTGTTCTTTTCATCAAAGCCTTTTTCACCTATTCGTATGGGGAAGCACAGACTTCAGTCAAATTCCAAGACTCCCCTTTCCTTACGGGATTCATTGAAGGCTACTATACGATGGATGCCATAGCAGCCCTTGCTTTCGGTATCGTCATCATTAACGGCTTCCGCTCAAAAGGGATGAGCAATCGGAGCGAGATCGTGAAAGGAACGATCGGTGCAGGATCGATTGCCGCTGTGGGGCTCATCCTTGTATACGTCTCCCTCGGTTGGATCGGTAGGGTCATCCCGGCCGACCAGGCAGTGGCCAACGGCGCAGAGCTCTTGGTCCTTGCATCCGGACAGCTTTTTGGACCCAGCGGTAATCTGGTATTCGGTTCCATCGTGATCCTTGCCTGCCTGACAACCTGTGTCGGTCTGATCAACGCATGTGCCCAGTTTTTCCAAGAGCGCTTCACCATCCTTTCCTATAAAGCATATGTAGGGGTATTCACCTTGATCGGACTGCTTACTACGAATCTTGGACTGAATATGATCCTCCAGATTGCCGGGCCTCTTCTATCCTTGATCTACCCTGTGGCTATCGTCCTCGTTGTCCTCTCCCTTGCCCAACACTTCCTGGGTAAAAGTCGGAGGATGTTCACCCTTTCGGTGGGGATGACGGGTGCGTTTTCACTCTATGAAACGTTCCACAGTTTCCATATGGTGCCGAAAAGTCTCGAACACGCCGTAGACTGGATCCCTCTTTCGGCTAATGGGTTGGAGTGGACCCTTCCCGCTCTCCTCTGTGCCGTCATCGGCTTTGTATGGGACCACATCTCCGGTTACCGACGCACGAGTGAACAGTGGCATGGCTAA
- a CDS encoding VOC family protein has product MEAYPMPLFIKLEVRDIERSMEWYKEVLDFNVVYCLSGQEDNIVMAHIRGDKYQDLMLIHARSPVHPNGITINLQWQDVQMTAKRAPAESIIEGPVERPWNAREIVLQDPDGYRLIISEVLQPDLSFDEVMKEI; this is encoded by the coding sequence ATGGAAGCTTATCCAATGCCCCTGTTTATAAAGCTGGAGGTGAGAGATATTGAGCGCTCGATGGAATGGTACAAAGAAGTCCTGGATTTCAATGTCGTGTATTGTTTGTCCGGACAGGAAGACAACATCGTGATGGCTCATATCCGCGGTGATAAATACCAAGATCTGATGCTGATTCACGCCAGATCCCCTGTCCACCCAAATGGTATCACCATCAACCTGCAGTGGCAGGACGTTCAGATGACGGCCAAGAGAGCACCGGCTGAAAGTATTATAGAAGGTCCTGTCGAACGTCCTTGGAATGCACGAGAAATCGTCCTTCAAGATCCTGACGGCTACAGACTGATCATATCCGAAGTGCTTCAACCTGATTTATCGTTCGATGAAGTGATGAAAGAGATCTAA